The window CGGGGCACGCGCCGACGGGCCCGGCGGGCATGTCCGCCGCCGCACCGGCCGAGCAGTTCCCCGCGACCGCCAACGGTGCAACGGCCACCGTGCCCCGGCAGAAGGACGGCACGCCCCGGCCCCGCCTCGGGTGGACGAGCCCCCTGCGGCTGGAGCCGACCACACTGCCCGACCTCCTGAACCACCCCGACCCGGCCGTCGCCGCCGAGGCAGCGTCGGTGGAGAACCTGCTCCGCTGCTGGGTCCGGGAATCCGGACTCGGCCGCCCCGACGGCCCCGCCGGAAGCCCCCTGCGCATCCCCCTTCCCGCCTCCGGTACCGCCCTGCTCGTCCCCGTCCGCCACTGGTCCCACTCCGGCTGGCACCGCTTCGGTGCCGTCCGGCTCGAAGGCACGACCGCCGCCGCGCCCCCGCTCGACGCCGTCACCGTCGCCGCGCTCATCGCCCGTGAGGGCTCGAGCGGAGGCCGCGGCGCCGCCGACCTCGTCGGCCGGGTGGCCGACTCGGTCCGCCGTACCGCCGAGTTCATCGCCGACCGGCGAGAACGCCCCACCGGCCCGGCACCCGTCAGAGGGGACCGCTTCCTCACCGCCGAACAGTCACTCCTGCTCGGCCACCCCCTCCAGCCCGACCCGAAGAGCCGCGAAGGACTCTCCGAGGCCGAAGCGCGCCGCTACTCACCCGAACTCCACGGCTCCTTCCCCCTGCACTGGTTCGCGATCGCCCCCGCCGCCCTCGCGAGCGAATCGGCCTGGACCGAGAGCGGCCGCCCCGTCTCCGCACCACAGCTCCTCGGCCGACTCGCTCCCGGGCTCCCCCTGCCCCACGGCACCACCCCTCTTCCCCTGCACCCCTGGCAGGCCCGCGACCTGCTCCAGCGCCCCGCCGTCACCGCCCTCCGCGACGCGGGACTCCTGCACGACCTGGGCCCGCACGGCGAGCCCTGGTACCCCACCTCCTCCGTCCGCACCGTCCACCGCCCGGGCGCCCCCGCGATGCTCAAGCTCTCCCTGGGCCTGCGCATCACCAACTCCCGCCGCGAGAACCTCCGCAAGGAACTCCACCGCGGCGTCGAGGTGCACCGGCTGCTCCGCACCGGCCTCGCCGAGCAGTGGCAGGCATCCCACCCCCGCTTCGACATCGTCCGCGACCCCGCCTGGGTCGCCGTCGACGCCCCGGACGGCACACCCGTCCCAGGCCTCGACGCCCTGCTGCGCCACAACCCCTTCCGCCCGGGCGACGACCCCGTCTGCATCGCCGCACTCACCGCTCCCCGCCCGTGGCCCGGCCGGACCACCATGAGCTCCCGCCTCGCCGAACTCGTCACCGGCCTCGCCACCGCCACCGGACACAGCACGTCCGCCGTCGCCGCCGAGTGGTTCCTGCGCTATCTCGACCACGTGGTCCTGCCGGTCCTCGCCTTCGACGCGCTCGCCGGTATCGCCCTCGAAGCGCACCAGCAGAACACCCTGGTGCTCCTCGACCCGGCCGGCTGGCCGACCGGCGGCCGCTACCGCGACAACCAGGGCTACTACTTCCGCGAATCCCGCCGCACGGAACTGGAGCACCGGCTCCCCGGCATCGGAAGCGCCAGCGACACCTTCGTCTCCGACGCCGTCACCGACGAACGCTTCGCCTACTACCTCGGCATCAACAACGTGCTCGGCCTCATCGGAGCCTTCGGATCCCAGCGACTCGCGGACGAACGCGTCCTCCTCGCCGCCTTCCGCCGCTTCCTCGCCAAGGCCGCAGGCCTCGGCCCGCTCCCCACCCGGCTCCTCGACTCACCCACCCTGCGCTGCAAGGCGAATCTCCTCACCCGCCTCGGCGGACTCGACGAGCTGGTCGGCCCCGTCGACACCCAGTCCGTCTACGTCACCATCACCAACCCCCTTCACGATTGACGCGTCGGCGCCGACGCGGAGAAGAGCCCCCGATGCGCTCCACCGACACCACAGCCCCCGCCGCCGGATCAGTCCGCGACGCCCGTGACCCCCGCGCCGCCACCGGCGTCGCGGAAGGATCCGAAGGAAGGCGCGAACGGCGCGTGCCGCGCCTCGACGCCACCCTGTTGCCGCTGCTCGCCGAGGCCGACCTGCTCGACTCCCCCGCCACCTGGGGCAGCGTCACCACACCCGTCGGAGCCTTCCGCCTCGAACCCGTACGGCCGGTCCGTGACCTGGAGCTCCTCACCGGCTGGATGAACGACACCGAGGTGGCCGCCTACTGGGAGCTCGCCGGCCCCGCCGCGGTCACCGCCGCGCACCTGTCGGCCCAGCTCGACGGCGACGGCCGCAGCATCCCCTGCCTCGGCCTCCTCGACGGCACGCCGATGAGCTACTGGGAGATCTACCGGGCCGACCTCGACCCGCTCTCCGGGCACTACCCGGCGCGCCCCCACGACACGGGTATCCACCTGCTCATCGGAGACGGCACGAACCGCGGCCGCGGACTGGGAACGGCTCTGCTGCGCGCCGTCGCCGACCTCGTCCTCGGCAACCGCCCCCGCTGCACACGCATCGTCGCGGAACCGGACATCCGCAACACCCCCTCCGTATCGGCCTTCCTGAGCTCTGGTTTCCGCTGTTACGCGGAAATCGACCTTCCCGAGAAGCGGGCCGCCCTGATGGTCCGGGAGCGGGTGCTGCGCAATCTCCTCTGAGTGCCGCCCCGCAAGCCCCGACCCTCGTCGGCAGCTTCGCACCTCTCACTTCGATAACTCTGCGTGACGAAGCAAAGTTCCCGATCACCGAGGAGCCCCGTGCCGAACTTCCCCACAGTCCCCGACGCGGCCGAACCGGCTGTGCCACCCTCACCCCAGCACCCGTGCACGCCGCCCGAACTCAACCGCACGACATGGGACTTCGCCGCTCGTCGGCTCCTCGCCAAGATGCTCGGCGAATTCGCCTACGAGGAGATCATCCGCCCCGTCCCCACCCCGGTCGCCGCCGGCGACGCCTGGACCCTCACCCTCGACGACGGCAGCATCCTCGGCTTCCGCGCCCGCCGCCGCTCGTACGGCAGCTGGCACGTCACCCCGGACACCATCACCCTCACCCCGCCGGCACCCCCGACGACCGGGCTGCCCTCGCCGACCGGGCTGCCCTCGCCGGCCGGACCGGCCTCGCCGGCCGGACCGGCCTCGCCGGCCGGACCGGCCTCGCCGGCCGGACCGGCCACGCCGACCGGACCGGCCTCGCCGGCCGGGCAGCCTTCATCGGCCGGGGCGGGAGACCTCGGGAACCCGACCGCCTTCGGCGACCCGTACTCCTTCCTCATCCGGGCCCGCACCCTCCTCGGCCTCGACGGACCCACCCTCGGCCACCTCGTCCGCGAACTGAGCGCCACCCTCGCCGCCGACGCCCGGCTCGACCACACCGCACTCACCGCCGACGTCCTCGCCGACCTCGACTACGCCTCCCTGGAAGGCCACCAGACCGGCCACCCCTGGCTCGTCCCCAACAAGGGCCGCATCGGACTCTCCGCCTCCGACACCGCGGCCTGGGCCCCCGAGGCCCGCACCCGCCAGCGGCTGCCCTGGCTCGCCGCCCACACCTCGCTCGCCACCTACCGCGGCACCGCCGGCCTGGAGGACCCCGCCCGCCTCTACACCGCCGAGCTCGGCCCCGTCACCCGCGCCACCTTCGACCAGTGCCTGCGCGACCGCGGCCTCGACCCGCTCCACTACCTCTATCTCCCGGTCCACCCCTGGCAGTGGGACGAGGTCGTCCTCCCCCTCTTCGCCCCCGCCCTCGCCTCCGGCGCGCTGGTGCCGCTCCCCGCGGATCCCGACGTACGGCTCCCGCAGCAGTCGGTCCGCACCTTCCTCAACCTCAGCCGACCCGACCGCCACAGCGTCAAACTCCCGCTGTCCGTCTTCAACACCATGGTCTGGCGCGGACTGCCCAGCGACCTCGCGCTCGCCGCCCCCGCCGTCACCGCCTGGATCCACTCCCTCCGCGACGGCGACCCCTTCCTCCGCGACAAATGCCGGGTCGTCCTCCTCGGCGAGGTCGCCTCCGTCTCCGTCCGCCACCCCGTCTACGACGTACTCCCCGAGGTCCCGTACCAGTACAAGGAGCTCCTCGGCGCGATCTGGCGCGAGCCGCTCACCGGCCTGCTGGCACCCGGCGAGCGTGCCCGCACGCTCGCCTCCCTGCTGCACACCGATCCGCGCGGCCGGTCCTTCACCGCCGAGCTCGTCGCCCGGTCCGGGCTGACACCCACCGTCTGGCTGCAGCGCCTCTTCGCCGCCCTCCTGCCCCCACTGCTCCACTTCCTCTACCGCTACGGCACCGTCTTCTCCCCGCACGGCGAGAACGCCGTCGTGATCTTCGACGAGCACGACGTGCCGGTCCGCCTCGCGGTCAAGGACTTCGTGGACGACGTCAACATCAGCGACGAACCGCTGCCCGAGCTGGCGTCCCTGCCCGACGAGGTCCGGGCGGTCCTGCTCACCGAGCCCGCCGACTTCCTGCCCCAGTTCATCCACTCCGGTCTCTTCGTCGGCGTCTTCCGGTACCTCTCGGCCCTGTGCGAGGACCGCCTGGGCGTCCCGGAGGACGAGTTCTGGTCGCTCGTACGGGCGGAGATCCTGCGCCACCAGGCCCGCTTCCCCGAGCTCAAGGACCGCTACGAGCTCTTCGACCTGCTCGGCGAACGCATCGGACGGCTCTGCCTCAACCGGAACCGGCTCTACGAGGACGGCTACCGCGACCGCGCCGACCGGCCGCACGCGGTGCAGCACGGCACCGTCCCCAACCCCTTGCACCGGCCATGATTCCTCGCCGGTGCGCTCGCTGTCAGTGCGGCCCCGTAGGGTTGGCAGTGCTATGACGAAGCCCTCCCTCCCCGACCTGCTGCACGCCGCCGTCTCCGCCGTCGGCGGTACGGAGCGCCCCGGCCAGGTGGCCATGGCCGAAGCCGTCGCCGAAGCGATCGACGACAACTCCCACCGGCTCATCCAGGCCGGTACCGGCACCGGCAAGTCCCTCGGCTACCTGGTGCCGGCCCTCGCCCACGGCGAGCGCGTGGTCGTCGCCACGGCGACCCTCGCCCTCCAGCGGCAGCTGGTCGAGCGCGACCTGCCCCGGACCGTGGACGCACTGCATCCGCAGCTGCGCCGCCGTCCGCAGTTCGCCATGCTCAAGGGCCGGTCCAACTACCTGTGCCTGCACCGCCTGCACGAGGGTGCTCCACAGGACGAGGAGGACGGCCTCTTCGACCAGTTCGAGGCGGCCGCTCCCACGAGCAAGCTCGGCCAGGACCTGCTGCGGATGCGCGACTGGGCGGACGAGACGGAGACCGGCGACCGCGACGACCTGACCCCGGGCGTCTCGGACAAGGCCTGGTCGCAGATCTCCGTCTCCTCACGCGAGTGCCTGGGTGCGACGAAGTGCGCGTACGGCGCCGAGTGCTTCGCGGAGGCCGCCCGCGAGCGGGCCAAGCTCGCGGACGTGGTCGTCACCAACCACGCACTGCTGGCCATCGACGCCATCGAGGGGGCCCCGGTGCTCCCGCAGCACGAGGTCCTGATCGTGGACGAGGCCCACGAGCTGGTCTCCCGGGTGACCGGGGTCGCCACCGGTGAGCTCACCCCGGGGCAGGTCAACCGTGCCGTGAAGCGTGCGGCCAAGCTGGTCGACGAGAAGACCGCCGACTCCCTGCAGACCGCCGCCGAATCCTTCGAGCGGGTCATGGAGCTGGCGCTCCCGGGCCGGCTGGAGCAGGTCCCCGAGGACCTGGGCTATGCGTTGATGTCCCTGCGGGACGCCGCACGCAATGTGATCTCGGCGATCGGTGCGACGCGGGACAAGTCCGTCCACGACGAGGACGCCGTGCGCAAGCAGGCGCTGGCCGCAGTGGAGAGCATCCACGGGGTGGCGGAGCGGATCACCAACGGCTCCGAGTACGACGTCGTCTGGTACGAGCGCCACGACCGCTTCGGCGCCACCCTCCGGGTCGCCCCGCTGTCGGTGTCCGGCCTGCTGCGCGAGAAGCTGTTCGAGGACCGCTCCGTGGTGCTGACCTCCGCCACCCTCAAGCTGGGCGGCGACTTCAACGGGGTCGCGGCCTCCCTGGGGCTGTCCCCCGAGGGCGTCGAGGGGGACGACGTCCCCGTCTGGCGGGGGCTCGACGTCGGCTCGCCCTTCGACTACCCGAAGCAGGGCATCCTCTACGTCGCCAAGCATCTGGCCACGCCGGGCCGCGAGGGAACCCGCGGCGACATGATGGACGAGCTCGCCGAGCTGATCGAGGCGGCCGGCGGCCGCACCCTCGGTCTCTTCTCCTCCATGCGCGGCGCCAAGGCGGCCGCCGAGGAACTGCGCGGCCGACTCGACAACCCGATCCTGCTCCAGGGCGAGGAAACCCTCGGCGAGCTGATCAAATCCTTCGCCGCCGACCCGAAGACCTGCCTGTTCGGGACGCTGTCCCTCTGGCAGGGCGTGGACGTGCCCGGCCCCAGCTGCCAGCTCGTGATCATGGACCGGATCCCGTTCCCGCGCCCCGACGACCCTCTGATGAGCGCCCGCCAGAAGTCGGTGGAGGAGCACGGCGGCAACGGCTTCATGGCCGTCGCGGCCACGCATGCCGCGCTGCTCATGGCCCAGGGTGCGGGTCGTCTCGTACGGGCCTCGGGTGACCGGGGTGTCGTGGCGGTCCTCGACCCCCGGCTGGCCACGGCCCGGTACGGGAGCTTCCTGCGGGCCACGCTGCCGGACTTCTGGTACACCACGGACCGCAACCAGGTCCGCCGCTCCCTGGCGGCGATCGACGCGACGGCCAAGGCCGACGGCAAGTAACCCGCGAGGCCTTCCGTCGTACGGCTCTCCCTGCTTCCGGGGCCGGCCGGCCGAGCCCGCCCGCCGGTCCCCGGGCATGAAACAACCCCCGGGACCGGCGCAGTGGATCCCGGGGGCTGAATGGGGGCGGCGGGTCAGACCCGGCGCAGTACCGCGACGACCTTGCCGAGGATGGTCGCCTCGTCGCCGGGGATCGGCTGGTAGGCGGCGTTGTGCGGGAGGAGCCAGACGTGGCCGTCCTCGCGCTTGAAACGCTTGACGGTGGCCTCGCCGTCGAGCATCGCGGCGACGATGTCGCCGTTCTCCGCGACGGGCTGGCGACGGACCGTGACCCAGTCGCCGTCACAGATGGCTGCCTCGATCATCGAGTCGCCGACGACCTTGAGGACGAAGAGCTCACCGTCACCGACCAGCTGGCGGGGGAGCGGGAACACGTCCTCGACCGACTCCTCGGCGAGGATCGGGCCGCCGGCCGCGATCCGGCCGACCAGGGGAACGTAGGAGGCGGCGGGCTTGCCCGTCGTGTCCGTGGGCTGCGAGCTCGGCTGGTCGGAGCCGCGCACCTCGTAGGCCCGGGGGCGGTGCGGGTCGCGGCGCAGG is drawn from Streptomyces sp. NBC_01232 and contains these coding sequences:
- a CDS encoding ATP-dependent DNA helicase gives rise to the protein MTKPSLPDLLHAAVSAVGGTERPGQVAMAEAVAEAIDDNSHRLIQAGTGTGKSLGYLVPALAHGERVVVATATLALQRQLVERDLPRTVDALHPQLRRRPQFAMLKGRSNYLCLHRLHEGAPQDEEDGLFDQFEAAAPTSKLGQDLLRMRDWADETETGDRDDLTPGVSDKAWSQISVSSRECLGATKCAYGAECFAEAARERAKLADVVVTNHALLAIDAIEGAPVLPQHEVLIVDEAHELVSRVTGVATGELTPGQVNRAVKRAAKLVDEKTADSLQTAAESFERVMELALPGRLEQVPEDLGYALMSLRDAARNVISAIGATRDKSVHDEDAVRKQALAAVESIHGVAERITNGSEYDVVWYERHDRFGATLRVAPLSVSGLLREKLFEDRSVVLTSATLKLGGDFNGVAASLGLSPEGVEGDDVPVWRGLDVGSPFDYPKQGILYVAKHLATPGREGTRGDMMDELAELIEAAGGRTLGLFSSMRGAKAAAEELRGRLDNPILLQGEETLGELIKSFAADPKTCLFGTLSLWQGVDVPGPSCQLVIMDRIPFPRPDDPLMSARQKSVEEHGGNGFMAVAATHAALLMAQGAGRLVRASGDRGVVAVLDPRLATARYGSFLRATLPDFWYTTDRNQVRRSLAAIDATAKADGK
- a CDS encoding IucA/IucC family protein, encoding MADPHQSTPTTETQPDPTPAAAVPDRPAPPSEPAQPHPQLVPLPDPGAAAPGQPSSPSGTAAPVRESAELPSPQPRPDVPEAKGPERTVTSPPRPLPAGEAPTPPPPPAATPDHAAGAIAGHAPTGPAGMSAAAPAEQFPATANGATATVPRQKDGTPRPRLGWTSPLRLEPTTLPDLLNHPDPAVAAEAASVENLLRCWVRESGLGRPDGPAGSPLRIPLPASGTALLVPVRHWSHSGWHRFGAVRLEGTTAAAPPLDAVTVAALIAREGSSGGRGAADLVGRVADSVRRTAEFIADRRERPTGPAPVRGDRFLTAEQSLLLGHPLQPDPKSREGLSEAEARRYSPELHGSFPLHWFAIAPAALASESAWTESGRPVSAPQLLGRLAPGLPLPHGTTPLPLHPWQARDLLQRPAVTALRDAGLLHDLGPHGEPWYPTSSVRTVHRPGAPAMLKLSLGLRITNSRRENLRKELHRGVEVHRLLRTGLAEQWQASHPRFDIVRDPAWVAVDAPDGTPVPGLDALLRHNPFRPGDDPVCIAALTAPRPWPGRTTMSSRLAELVTGLATATGHSTSAVAAEWFLRYLDHVVLPVLAFDALAGIALEAHQQNTLVLLDPAGWPTGGRYRDNQGYYFRESRRTELEHRLPGIGSASDTFVSDAVTDERFAYYLGINNVLGLIGAFGSQRLADERVLLAAFRRFLAKAAGLGPLPTRLLDSPTLRCKANLLTRLGGLDELVGPVDTQSVYVTITNPLHD
- a CDS encoding GNAT family N-acetyltransferase; this encodes MRSTDTTAPAAGSVRDARDPRAATGVAEGSEGRRERRVPRLDATLLPLLAEADLLDSPATWGSVTTPVGAFRLEPVRPVRDLELLTGWMNDTEVAAYWELAGPAAVTAAHLSAQLDGDGRSIPCLGLLDGTPMSYWEIYRADLDPLSGHYPARPHDTGIHLLIGDGTNRGRGLGTALLRAVADLVLGNRPRCTRIVAEPDIRNTPSVSAFLSSGFRCYAEIDLPEKRAALMVRERVLRNLL
- the lexA gene encoding transcriptional repressor LexA, with the translated sequence MTTTADSAAITAQNRSQSQSRLEPVHAMNDANLNPDAEPVVRPARSLPGRPPGIRADSSGLTDRQRRVIEVIRDSVQRRGYPPSMREIGQAVGLSSTSSVAHQLMALERKGFLRRDPHRPRAYEVRGSDQPSSQPTDTTGKPAASYVPLVGRIAAGGPILAEESVEDVFPLPRQLVGDGELFVLKVVGDSMIEAAICDGDWVTVRRQPVAENGDIVAAMLDGEATVKRFKREDGHVWLLPHNAAYQPIPGDEATILGKVVAVLRRV
- a CDS encoding IucA/IucC family siderophore biosynthesis protein: MPNFPTVPDAAEPAVPPSPQHPCTPPELNRTTWDFAARRLLAKMLGEFAYEEIIRPVPTPVAAGDAWTLTLDDGSILGFRARRRSYGSWHVTPDTITLTPPAPPTTGLPSPTGLPSPAGPASPAGPASPAGPASPAGPATPTGPASPAGQPSSAGAGDLGNPTAFGDPYSFLIRARTLLGLDGPTLGHLVRELSATLAADARLDHTALTADVLADLDYASLEGHQTGHPWLVPNKGRIGLSASDTAAWAPEARTRQRLPWLAAHTSLATYRGTAGLEDPARLYTAELGPVTRATFDQCLRDRGLDPLHYLYLPVHPWQWDEVVLPLFAPALASGALVPLPADPDVRLPQQSVRTFLNLSRPDRHSVKLPLSVFNTMVWRGLPSDLALAAPAVTAWIHSLRDGDPFLRDKCRVVLLGEVASVSVRHPVYDVLPEVPYQYKELLGAIWREPLTGLLAPGERARTLASLLHTDPRGRSFTAELVARSGLTPTVWLQRLFAALLPPLLHFLYRYGTVFSPHGENAVVIFDEHDVPVRLAVKDFVDDVNISDEPLPELASLPDEVRAVLLTEPADFLPQFIHSGLFVGVFRYLSALCEDRLGVPEDEFWSLVRAEILRHQARFPELKDRYELFDLLGERIGRLCLNRNRLYEDGYRDRADRPHAVQHGTVPNPLHRP